The Etheostoma cragini isolate CJK2018 chromosome 5, CSU_Ecrag_1.0, whole genome shotgun sequence genome contains a region encoding:
- the kank1a gene encoding KN motif and ankyrin repeat domain-containing protein 1a isoform X1 — translation MAQTMHVNGNGPERGQRCPSTEDEKDSVVPYYVETPYGYQLDLDFLKYVDDIERGNTIKKLSIQRKPKLAKPLAVPRGSTGGGSTQAEWTSTDSLSSSNSDDKQSPVFFNSRPQVAVPLTPTLSRASCEVPQQQSYLSIAEQKLLLPPPSPRFAPRHNPQVEKTLMETRFRLEQERLLMQPHSDPPMPRRRLASFGGMGSSSSLSSYSSSMAPSQISPSTHNSLPINGHLPNGEYNHYYPPSMGSSIRHSPMSSGMATPVTNVSPLHLQQIREQMVVALRKLKELEEQVKTIPILQVKIAVLQEEKRQLAAQSKNQGPAGFRKRSYSVGCADQMENPGPIQKETELHIMEPEAQEQSSQRLDEFRRLAAEVQALEKTTQDSSVTEIQRHRLTQNQAHQKSIGIVTDENMNSLPVTLRTNGHCFRDAGVSTERQEMRSAAVGVTEAMLGMSSEAEREIELQQQTIEALKEKIYRLEVQLKETTHQIEMGKLKLELQAAGGSNKKKADKGLMARPEMYNACVEAKVQMRSQGVGDHLECSHADTVQSHTIGVSCQPSMQNVATGPEIPMDRWVVRERVELTDQCVGRQVEMCHQQVGMELNVCEVGVNTEESVDSLALCKPMTELSKESRSVGCGDCLVDVNVSPIKTLVSQGTDPEYNSKVDFGVMAAPELTTQHTNTETEAASKSTNTKAAVLTDSFTDMGLITCDKHTNTAAIETRTVAAGEGLIKEVHSTAKMRSIAIGTTTDAESFLGKSSSTKTKECGVGPVGIHENFLVGLKTRNIACGPSQPTESVRSSSKETVEVETEAAPLQAQTQGGAGLDHYIERVQKLLQEQQMLLAENYSELADAFGQPQSQFGSINSQLVSTLSSINTVMKYGSAEDILKLQSDAVNASEDGSQQLQTERLHMEKISSCLTLADKPANTPAQQQVSAAEQKSRMDLQMSTALHGQPCSQSTLKSIMKKKDGRADSSGTKKNLQFVGVNGGRYETTSSDDSSSEDSSSSGSDEEEEETEKELVGKEEEYHNVEGKCTTKEFQPEGAEDGKKEDKEERSEKQEMRERYELSEKMLAASNVLKTHLSDPKAVSSKDLRACLNTVQHEWFRVSSQKAAVAGMVEDYLRAFGAISEDVLRHIVNMADGNGNTALHYSVSHSNFQVVKKLLDADVCNVNQQNKAGYTPIMLAALAAVESPKDMRIVDELFSKGDVNARASQAGQTGLMLAVSHGRMDMVRALLAHAADVNIQDDEGSTALMCASEHGHVEIVKLLLAQPGCDATLSDSDESNALSIALEAGHKDIAVLLYAHVNFSKAQSPGTPRLGRKTSPSPTRRGMFD, via the exons ATGGCTCAAACCATGCACGTGAATGGCAATGGCCCAG AAAGAGGACAAAGATGCCCAAGCACAGAGGATGAAAAGGACTCTGTGGTCCCCTACTATGTTGAAACTCCCTATGGTTATCAGCTAGACCTGGACTTCCTCAAATATGTCGATGACATTGAGAGGGGAAACACCATTAAGAAGCTGAGTATCCAGAGGAAACCCAAATTGGCCAAACCCTTGGCAGTGCCTCGGGGCAGCACTGGCGGGGGCAGCACTCAGGCTGAATGGACCTCCACAGACTCCCTTTCCTCCTCCAACAGCGACGACAAGCAGTCCCCAGTCTTCTTCAACTCCAGGCCCCAGGTTGCTGTGCCGCTGACCCCCACCCTCTCCAGAGCATCCTGTGAAGTCCCCCAGCAACAATCCTACTTGAGTATTGCAGAGCAAAAACTACTCCTGCCACCTCCTTCGCCCAGGTTTGCCCCTCGACACAACCCCCAAGTGGAAAAGACCCTTATGGAGACGCGTTTTCGGCTCGAACAGGAGCGTCTGCTCATGCAGCCCCACAGTGACCCTCCAATGCCCCGCCGCCGTCTGGCCAGCTTCGGCGGCATGGGCTCCAGCAGCTCGCTGTCCTCTTACTCAAGCTCCATGGCCCCAAGTCAAATCTCTCCCAGCACCCATAATTCTCTCCCCATCAATGGTCATCTCCCCAATGGAGAGTACAACCACTACTACCCACCATCCATGGGCAGCTCCATCCGCCACAGCCCCATGAGCTCTGGCATGGCCACGCCTGTGACAAACGTCAGCCCCTTACACCTTCAACAAATCCGGGAGCAGATGGTTGTGGCCCTCAGAAAGCTGAAAGAGCTAGAGGAGCAGGTGAAAACTATTCCCATCTTACAGGTTAAGATTGCTGTTCTTcaggaagagaaaagacagtTGGCTGCTCAATCCAAAAATCAAGGTCCTGCTGGCTTCCGCAAGCGGTCCTACAGTGTAGGCTGTGCCGACCAAATGGAGAACCCGGGCCCCATCCAAAAGGAAACGGAGCTGCACATCATGGAGCCTGAAGCCCAGGAACAGAGCTCTCAGCGGCTGGATGAGTTCAGACGTCTGGCTGCTGAGGTCCAAGCTCTggagaagacaacacaggacAGTAGTGTAACTGAAATTCAGCGTCATAGGCTCACACAAAACCAGGCCCACCAAAAGTCCATTGGCATAGTTACTGATGAAAACATGAACAGCCTTCCTGTCACTCTGAGGACAAATGGACATTGTTTCCGGGATGCGGGAGTATCGACGGAGCGACAGGAAATGCGCAGTGCTGCGGTCGGGGTAACCGAGGCCATGCTGGGCATGTCCAGTGAAGCTGAGAGAGAGATCGAGCTCCAGCAGCAGACCATAGAAGCACTGAAGGAGAAGATCTACCGTCTGGAGGTGCAGCTGAAAGAAACTACTCACCAAATAGAGATGGGAAAGCTAAAACTGGAGCTCCAAGCGGCCGGTGGGTCTAACAAGAAGAAAGCTGACAAAGGTTTAATGGCCAGACCTGAGATGTACAATGCCTGTGTGGAGGCCAAAGTCCAGATGCGCAGCCAGGGAGTGGGTGACCATCTAGAATGCAGCCATGCTGACACTGTACAGAGTCACACTATAGGAGTGTCCTGTCAGCCTAGCATGCAGAATGTTGCCACAGGTCCAGAGATCCCTATGGACCGGTGGGTGGTGCGGGAGCGTGTGGAGCTAACTGACCAGTGTGTAGGGAGACAGGTGGAGATGTGTCACCAGCAGGTGGGCATGGAACTGAATGTTTGTGAGGTGGGAGTTAACACAGAGGAATCAGTAGACAGCTTGGCTCTCTGCAAACCCATGACAGAGTTAAGCAAAGAGTCTAGATCAGTCGGCTGCGGAGATTGTTTAGTGGATGTGAATGTTAGTCCGATCAAGACACTGGTCTCACAAGGAACTGACCCAGAATATAACAGCAAGGTGGACTTTGGTGTCATGGCTGCTCCTGAGTTGACAACTCAGCATACCAATACTGAGACAGAAGCTGCGAGCAAATCTACCAACACAAAAGCAGCTGTCCTGACCGACTCTTTTACTGACATGGGGTTGATCACTTGTGACAAGCACACCAACACTGCTGCGATTGAAACGAGGACGGTTGCTGCCGGGGAGGGTCTTATCAAAGAAGTTCACTCCACAGCAAAGATGCGTTCGATTGCTATTGGAACCACCACTGACGCGGAGTCATTCCTTGGCAAATCAAGCTCTACTAAAACCAAAGAATGTGGGGTGGGACCAGTTGGCATCCATGAGAACTTCTTGGTTGGATTAAAAACCAGGAACATAGCATGCGGCCCCTCCCAGCCAACTGAATCTGTCAGAAGCAGCAGCAAAGAGACTGTGGAGGTTGAGACTGAGGCTGCACCACTGCAAGCTCAGACCCAGGGGGGCGCCGGACTGGACCATTACATCGAAAGGGTGCAGAAGCTGCTGCAAGAGCAACAAATGCTGCTAGCAGAGAACTACAGCGAGCTTGCCGACGCTTTCGGTCAGCCCCAGTCCCAGTTTGGATCCATCAACAGTCAGCTGGTCAGCACGCTCTCGTCCATCAACACAGTCATGAAGTACGGAAGTGCCGAAGACATCCTCAAGCTGCAGTCTGATGCCGTGAACGCAAGCGAAG ATGGTTCTCAGCAGCTTCAAACAGAGCGGTTACACATGGAGAAGATTTCATCTTGCCTGACTCTTGCAGATAAACCTGCCAACACACCTGCACAGCAGCAGGTCAGTGCAGCTGAGCAGAAGAGCCGCATGGACCTGCAGATGTCTACAGCGCTACATG GGCAGCCGTGCAGCCAGAGCACCCTGAAATCCATCATGAAGAAGAAAGATGGCCGAGCAGACTCCAGCGGCACCAAGAAGAACCTGCAGTTTGTCGGGGTGAACGGAGG CAGGTATGAGACTACATCAAGCGACGACTCCAGCTCAGAGGACAGCAGCTCCTCGGGGTCGgacgaagaggaagaggagacagagaaagagttAGTAGGAAAGGAGGAAGAATACCATAACGTAGAGGGAAAGTGTACCACGAAGGAGTTTCAGCCTGAAGGAGCTGAGGACGGGAAGAAGGAGGACAAAGAGGAAAGATCAGAGAAGcaggagatgagagagag GTATGAGCTAAGTGAGAAGATGCTGGCTGCGAGCAACGTTCTTAAAACTCACCTTAGTGACCCCAAAGCCGTGAGCAGTAAAGATCTG AGAGCCTGCCTGAACACGGTGCAGCACGAGTGGTTCCGTGTGTCCAGCCAGAAGGCGGCGGTGGCCGGCATGGTGGAGGACTACCTGAGGGCCTTTGGGGCCATCTCGGAGGACGTGCTGCGCCACATCGTCAACATGGCCGACGGCAACGGCAACACAGCTCTACACTACAGCGTGTCGCACTCCAACTTCCAGGTGGTGAAGAAGTTGCTGGATGCAG atgtgtgtaatgtgaatcAGCAGAACAAGGCGGGATACACGCCCATCATGCTGGCCGCGCTGGCTGCAGTGGAGTCGCCCAAGGACATGCGGATTGTGGACGAGCTCTTCAGCAAGGGTGACGTTAACGCTCGAGCCAGCCAG GCTGGTCAGACGGGGCTGATGCTGGCGGTCAGTCACGGTAGGATGGACATGGTCCGGGCGCTGCTGGCTCACGCGGCCGACGTCAACATCCAGGACGACGAGGGCTCCACGGCGCTGATGTGCGCCAGCGAGCACGGACACGTCGAGATCGTGAAACTGCTGCTGGCTCAGCCCGGCTGTGACGCCACGCTGAGCGACAGC GATGAGAGTAATGCTCTGTCCATCGCTCTGGAAGCAGGACACAAGGACATTGCAGTGTTGCTTTATGCACATGTCAACTTCTCCAAAGCCCAATCACCT GGGACCCCTCGACTCGGCAGAAAGACGTCACCTAGTCCCACTCGGAGGGGCATGTTTGATTAG
- the kank1a gene encoding KN motif and ankyrin repeat domain-containing protein 1a isoform X2 encodes MAQTMHVNGNGPERGQRCPSTEDEKDSVVPYYVETPYGYQLDLDFLKYVDDIERGNTIKKLSIQRKPKLAKPLAVPRGSTGGGSTQAEWTSTDSLSSSNSDDKQSPVFFNSRPQVAVPLTPTLSRASCEVPQQQSYLSIAEQKLLLPPPSPRFAPRHNPQVEKTLMETRFRLEQERLLMQPHSDPPMPRRRLASFGGMGSSSSLSSYSSSMAPSQISPSTHNSLPINGHLPNGEYNHYYPPSMGSSIRHSPMSSGMATPVTNVSPLHLQQIREQMVVALRKLKELEEQVKTIPILQVKIAVLQEEKRQLAAQSKNQGPAGFRKRSYSVGCADQMENPGPIQKETELHIMEPEAQEQSSQRLDEFRRLAAEVQALEKTTQDSSVTEIQRHRLTQNQAHQKSIGIVTDENMNSLPVTLRTNGHCFRDAGVSTERQEMRSAAVGVTEAMLGMSSEAEREIELQQQTIEALKEKIYRLEVQLKETTHQIEMGKLKLELQAAGGSNKKKADKGLMARPEMYNACVEAKVQMRSQGVGDHLECSHADTVQSHTIGVSCQPSMQNVATGPEIPMDRWVVRERVELTDQCVGRQVEMCHQQVGMELNVCEVGVNTEESVDSLALCKPMTELSKESRSVGCGDCLVDVNVSPIKTLVSQGTDPEYNSKVDFGVMAAPELTTQHTNTETEAASKSTNTKAAVLTDSFTDMGLITCDKHTNTAAIETRTVAAGEGLIKEVHSTAKMRSIAIGTTTDAESFLGKSSSTKTKECGVGPVGIHENFLVGLKTRNIACGPSQPTESVRSSSKETVEVETEAAPLQAQTQGGAGLDHYIERVQKLLQEQQMLLAENYSELADAFGQPQSQFGSINSQLVSTLSSINTVMKYGSAEDILKLQSDAVNASEDGSQQLQTERLHMEKISSCLTLADKPANTPAQQQVSAAEQKSRMDLQMSTALHGQPCSQSTLKSIMKKKDGRADSSGTKKNLQFVGVNGGYETTSSDDSSSEDSSSSGSDEEEEETEKELVGKEEEYHNVEGKCTTKEFQPEGAEDGKKEDKEERSEKQEMRERYELSEKMLAASNVLKTHLSDPKAVSSKDLRACLNTVQHEWFRVSSQKAAVAGMVEDYLRAFGAISEDVLRHIVNMADGNGNTALHYSVSHSNFQVVKKLLDADVCNVNQQNKAGYTPIMLAALAAVESPKDMRIVDELFSKGDVNARASQAGQTGLMLAVSHGRMDMVRALLAHAADVNIQDDEGSTALMCASEHGHVEIVKLLLAQPGCDATLSDSDESNALSIALEAGHKDIAVLLYAHVNFSKAQSPGTPRLGRKTSPSPTRRGMFD; translated from the exons ATGGCTCAAACCATGCACGTGAATGGCAATGGCCCAG AAAGAGGACAAAGATGCCCAAGCACAGAGGATGAAAAGGACTCTGTGGTCCCCTACTATGTTGAAACTCCCTATGGTTATCAGCTAGACCTGGACTTCCTCAAATATGTCGATGACATTGAGAGGGGAAACACCATTAAGAAGCTGAGTATCCAGAGGAAACCCAAATTGGCCAAACCCTTGGCAGTGCCTCGGGGCAGCACTGGCGGGGGCAGCACTCAGGCTGAATGGACCTCCACAGACTCCCTTTCCTCCTCCAACAGCGACGACAAGCAGTCCCCAGTCTTCTTCAACTCCAGGCCCCAGGTTGCTGTGCCGCTGACCCCCACCCTCTCCAGAGCATCCTGTGAAGTCCCCCAGCAACAATCCTACTTGAGTATTGCAGAGCAAAAACTACTCCTGCCACCTCCTTCGCCCAGGTTTGCCCCTCGACACAACCCCCAAGTGGAAAAGACCCTTATGGAGACGCGTTTTCGGCTCGAACAGGAGCGTCTGCTCATGCAGCCCCACAGTGACCCTCCAATGCCCCGCCGCCGTCTGGCCAGCTTCGGCGGCATGGGCTCCAGCAGCTCGCTGTCCTCTTACTCAAGCTCCATGGCCCCAAGTCAAATCTCTCCCAGCACCCATAATTCTCTCCCCATCAATGGTCATCTCCCCAATGGAGAGTACAACCACTACTACCCACCATCCATGGGCAGCTCCATCCGCCACAGCCCCATGAGCTCTGGCATGGCCACGCCTGTGACAAACGTCAGCCCCTTACACCTTCAACAAATCCGGGAGCAGATGGTTGTGGCCCTCAGAAAGCTGAAAGAGCTAGAGGAGCAGGTGAAAACTATTCCCATCTTACAGGTTAAGATTGCTGTTCTTcaggaagagaaaagacagtTGGCTGCTCAATCCAAAAATCAAGGTCCTGCTGGCTTCCGCAAGCGGTCCTACAGTGTAGGCTGTGCCGACCAAATGGAGAACCCGGGCCCCATCCAAAAGGAAACGGAGCTGCACATCATGGAGCCTGAAGCCCAGGAACAGAGCTCTCAGCGGCTGGATGAGTTCAGACGTCTGGCTGCTGAGGTCCAAGCTCTggagaagacaacacaggacAGTAGTGTAACTGAAATTCAGCGTCATAGGCTCACACAAAACCAGGCCCACCAAAAGTCCATTGGCATAGTTACTGATGAAAACATGAACAGCCTTCCTGTCACTCTGAGGACAAATGGACATTGTTTCCGGGATGCGGGAGTATCGACGGAGCGACAGGAAATGCGCAGTGCTGCGGTCGGGGTAACCGAGGCCATGCTGGGCATGTCCAGTGAAGCTGAGAGAGAGATCGAGCTCCAGCAGCAGACCATAGAAGCACTGAAGGAGAAGATCTACCGTCTGGAGGTGCAGCTGAAAGAAACTACTCACCAAATAGAGATGGGAAAGCTAAAACTGGAGCTCCAAGCGGCCGGTGGGTCTAACAAGAAGAAAGCTGACAAAGGTTTAATGGCCAGACCTGAGATGTACAATGCCTGTGTGGAGGCCAAAGTCCAGATGCGCAGCCAGGGAGTGGGTGACCATCTAGAATGCAGCCATGCTGACACTGTACAGAGTCACACTATAGGAGTGTCCTGTCAGCCTAGCATGCAGAATGTTGCCACAGGTCCAGAGATCCCTATGGACCGGTGGGTGGTGCGGGAGCGTGTGGAGCTAACTGACCAGTGTGTAGGGAGACAGGTGGAGATGTGTCACCAGCAGGTGGGCATGGAACTGAATGTTTGTGAGGTGGGAGTTAACACAGAGGAATCAGTAGACAGCTTGGCTCTCTGCAAACCCATGACAGAGTTAAGCAAAGAGTCTAGATCAGTCGGCTGCGGAGATTGTTTAGTGGATGTGAATGTTAGTCCGATCAAGACACTGGTCTCACAAGGAACTGACCCAGAATATAACAGCAAGGTGGACTTTGGTGTCATGGCTGCTCCTGAGTTGACAACTCAGCATACCAATACTGAGACAGAAGCTGCGAGCAAATCTACCAACACAAAAGCAGCTGTCCTGACCGACTCTTTTACTGACATGGGGTTGATCACTTGTGACAAGCACACCAACACTGCTGCGATTGAAACGAGGACGGTTGCTGCCGGGGAGGGTCTTATCAAAGAAGTTCACTCCACAGCAAAGATGCGTTCGATTGCTATTGGAACCACCACTGACGCGGAGTCATTCCTTGGCAAATCAAGCTCTACTAAAACCAAAGAATGTGGGGTGGGACCAGTTGGCATCCATGAGAACTTCTTGGTTGGATTAAAAACCAGGAACATAGCATGCGGCCCCTCCCAGCCAACTGAATCTGTCAGAAGCAGCAGCAAAGAGACTGTGGAGGTTGAGACTGAGGCTGCACCACTGCAAGCTCAGACCCAGGGGGGCGCCGGACTGGACCATTACATCGAAAGGGTGCAGAAGCTGCTGCAAGAGCAACAAATGCTGCTAGCAGAGAACTACAGCGAGCTTGCCGACGCTTTCGGTCAGCCCCAGTCCCAGTTTGGATCCATCAACAGTCAGCTGGTCAGCACGCTCTCGTCCATCAACACAGTCATGAAGTACGGAAGTGCCGAAGACATCCTCAAGCTGCAGTCTGATGCCGTGAACGCAAGCGAAG ATGGTTCTCAGCAGCTTCAAACAGAGCGGTTACACATGGAGAAGATTTCATCTTGCCTGACTCTTGCAGATAAACCTGCCAACACACCTGCACAGCAGCAGGTCAGTGCAGCTGAGCAGAAGAGCCGCATGGACCTGCAGATGTCTACAGCGCTACATG GGCAGCCGTGCAGCCAGAGCACCCTGAAATCCATCATGAAGAAGAAAGATGGCCGAGCAGACTCCAGCGGCACCAAGAAGAACCTGCAGTTTGTCGGGGTGAACGGAGG GTATGAGACTACATCAAGCGACGACTCCAGCTCAGAGGACAGCAGCTCCTCGGGGTCGgacgaagaggaagaggagacagagaaagagttAGTAGGAAAGGAGGAAGAATACCATAACGTAGAGGGAAAGTGTACCACGAAGGAGTTTCAGCCTGAAGGAGCTGAGGACGGGAAGAAGGAGGACAAAGAGGAAAGATCAGAGAAGcaggagatgagagagag GTATGAGCTAAGTGAGAAGATGCTGGCTGCGAGCAACGTTCTTAAAACTCACCTTAGTGACCCCAAAGCCGTGAGCAGTAAAGATCTG AGAGCCTGCCTGAACACGGTGCAGCACGAGTGGTTCCGTGTGTCCAGCCAGAAGGCGGCGGTGGCCGGCATGGTGGAGGACTACCTGAGGGCCTTTGGGGCCATCTCGGAGGACGTGCTGCGCCACATCGTCAACATGGCCGACGGCAACGGCAACACAGCTCTACACTACAGCGTGTCGCACTCCAACTTCCAGGTGGTGAAGAAGTTGCTGGATGCAG atgtgtgtaatgtgaatcAGCAGAACAAGGCGGGATACACGCCCATCATGCTGGCCGCGCTGGCTGCAGTGGAGTCGCCCAAGGACATGCGGATTGTGGACGAGCTCTTCAGCAAGGGTGACGTTAACGCTCGAGCCAGCCAG GCTGGTCAGACGGGGCTGATGCTGGCGGTCAGTCACGGTAGGATGGACATGGTCCGGGCGCTGCTGGCTCACGCGGCCGACGTCAACATCCAGGACGACGAGGGCTCCACGGCGCTGATGTGCGCCAGCGAGCACGGACACGTCGAGATCGTGAAACTGCTGCTGGCTCAGCCCGGCTGTGACGCCACGCTGAGCGACAGC GATGAGAGTAATGCTCTGTCCATCGCTCTGGAAGCAGGACACAAGGACATTGCAGTGTTGCTTTATGCACATGTCAACTTCTCCAAAGCCCAATCACCT GGGACCCCTCGACTCGGCAGAAAGACGTCACCTAGTCCCACTCGGAGGGGCATGTTTGATTAG